The following coding sequences are from one Gossypium raimondii isolate GPD5lz chromosome 4, ASM2569854v1, whole genome shotgun sequence window:
- the LOC105779744 gene encoding pentatricopeptide repeat-containing protein CRP1, chloroplastic isoform X4 yields the protein MNEVYMGMTDNNNNRVKQGAIPEFNKKNAICKYPFESNSGEELSTELHNKTIQEYCKIGDVDNAMKLVAQLEAMGFHPNSISYGFLIDSLGSVGRTLEADVLFQEMMYLGFKPRIRLFNALLKGFLKKGLLGLAVKFLVEMDRMGVCKNQETYEILLDYYVSAGRLEDTWMVVNEMKTNGIQLSSFVYGKVIRLYRDNGMWKKAIGLVEEIREKGISLDRQIYNSIIDTFGKYGELGEALEVFEKMKQESIVPDITTWNSLIRWHCKAGDLTKALQLFTEMQEQGLYPDPKILMSLISRLGELGKWDVIKKNFENMTCRGRQEVGAIYAMLVDIYGQYGRFQDAEDFISALKSEGFLPSASMFCVLANAYAQQGFCEQTVKVLQLMEAEGIELNIIMLNVLINAFGIAGRHEEALSIYQHIKESGISPDVVTYSTLMKAFIRAKKFDKVPEIYKEMESYGCTPDRKARQMLQTALMVLERRHCKY from the exons ATGAATGAAGTTTACATGGGAAT GACGGATAACAATAATAACAGAGTAAAGCAAGGTGCTATTCCAGAATTCAACAAGAAAAACGCCATATGTAAGTACCCATTTGAATCTAACAGTGGAGAAGAGCTTTCCACTGAGTTGCACAACAAAACAATTCAAGAGTATTGCAAAATAGGGGATGTAGATAATGCTATGAAACTTGTTGCTCAATTGGAGGCTATGGGTTTCCATCCAAATTCTATTTCTTATGGTTTTTTAATTGATAGTTTGGGAAGTGTTGGTAGGACATTGGAAGCTGATGTCTTGTTTCAAGAAATGATGTATCTTGGATTTAAACCTAGGATAAGATTGTTTAATGCTTTGCTTAAAGGATTTTTGAAGAAAGGGTTGTTGGGTTTAGCTGTTAAGTTTTTGGTGGAAATGGATCGAATGGGTGTCTGTAAAAATCAGGAAacatatgaaattcttttggaTTATTATGTTAGTGCTGGAAGGTTGGAAGACACATGGATGGTAGTTAATGAGATGAAGACAAATGGGATACAACTGAGTTCATTTGTGTATGGTAAGGTTATTCGTCTCTATAGGGACAACGGAATGTGGAAAAAAGCAATAGGCCTAGTAGAGGAGATTAGGGAGAAAGGGATATCTTTAGACAGACAGATTTATAATAGCATCATTGATACATTTGGAAAATATGGAGAGCTAGGTGAAGCTTTAGAAGTGTTTGagaaaatgaaacaagaaaGTATAGTGCCTGATATAACAACATGGAATTCTTTGATTAGGTGGCACTGCAAGGCTGGAGATCTCACTAAGGCTCTTCAGTTGTTTACTGAGATGCAGGAACAAGGATTATATCCTGACCCAAAGATCTTAATGAGCCTTATTAGCCGATTGGGAGAGCTTGGGAAGTGGGATGTAATAAAGAAAAACTTTGAGAACATGACATGTAGAGGACGTCAAGAAGTTGGGGCTATTTATGCaatgttggttgatatttaTGGACAATATGGAAGATTCCAGGATGCGGAGGACTTCATATCTGCTCTGAAGTCAGAAGGCTTCCTACCATCAGCTAGCATGTTCTGTGTTCTAGCAAATGCTTATGCTCAGCAG GGATTTTGTGAACAGACTGTTAAGGTTCTTCAACTCATGGAAGCAGAAGGCATTGAACTCAATATCATAATGCTGAATGTGTTGATAAATGCCTTTGGTATAGCAGGGAGGCATGAGGAGGCATTATCTATTTACCAACATATAAAAGAAAGT GGTATTAGTCCTGATGTGGTTACTTATAGTACACTCATGAAAGCTTTTATTCGAGCCAAGAAGTTTGATAAG GTTCCTGAAATATACAAGGAAATGGAATCTTATGGATGCACTCCTGATAGAAAAGCTAGGCAAATGCTGCAAACTGCCTTGATGGTACTTGAACGGAGACATTGTAAGTATTAG
- the LOC105779744 gene encoding pentatricopeptide repeat-containing protein CRP1, chloroplastic isoform X2: MKFTWECTMRLSWLAPPLTHGSCSLNHSHLKLLCCSRTDNNNNRVKQGAIPEFNKKNAICKYPFESNSGEELSTELHNKTIQEYCKIGDVDNAMKLVAQLEAMGFHPNSISYGFLIDSLGSVGRTLEADVLFQEMMYLGFKPRIRLFNALLKGFLKKGLLGLAVKFLVEMDRMGVCKNQETYEILLDYYVSAGRLEDTWMVVNEMKTNGIQLSSFVYGKVIRLYRDNGMWKKAIGLVEEIREKGISLDRQIYNSIIDTFGKYGELGEALEVFEKMKQESIVPDITTWNSLIRWHCKAGDLTKALQLFTEMQEQGLYPDPKILMSLISRLGELGKWDVIKKNFENMTCRGRQEVGAIYAMLVDIYGQYGRFQDAEDFISALKSEGFLPSASMFCVLANAYAQQGFCEQTVKVLQLMEAEGIELNIIMLNVLINAFGIAGRHEEALSIYQHIKESGISPDVVTYSTLMKAFIRAKKFDKVPEIYKEMESYGCTPDRKARQMLQTALMVLERRH; encoded by the exons ATGAAGTTTACATGGGAATGTACGATGCGTCTTTCTTGGTTAGCTCCTCCTTTAACTCATGGTAGCTGTTCTTTAAACCACAGCCACTTGAAACTTCTATGTTGTTCCAGGACGGATAACAATAATAACAGAGTAAAGCAAGGTGCTATTCCAGAATTCAACAAGAAAAACGCCATATGTAAGTACCCATTTGAATCTAACAGTGGAGAAGAGCTTTCCACTGAGTTGCACAACAAAACAATTCAAGAGTATTGCAAAATAGGGGATGTAGATAATGCTATGAAACTTGTTGCTCAATTGGAGGCTATGGGTTTCCATCCAAATTCTATTTCTTATGGTTTTTTAATTGATAGTTTGGGAAGTGTTGGTAGGACATTGGAAGCTGATGTCTTGTTTCAAGAAATGATGTATCTTGGATTTAAACCTAGGATAAGATTGTTTAATGCTTTGCTTAAAGGATTTTTGAAGAAAGGGTTGTTGGGTTTAGCTGTTAAGTTTTTGGTGGAAATGGATCGAATGGGTGTCTGTAAAAATCAGGAAacatatgaaattcttttggaTTATTATGTTAGTGCTGGAAGGTTGGAAGACACATGGATGGTAGTTAATGAGATGAAGACAAATGGGATACAACTGAGTTCATTTGTGTATGGTAAGGTTATTCGTCTCTATAGGGACAACGGAATGTGGAAAAAAGCAATAGGCCTAGTAGAGGAGATTAGGGAGAAAGGGATATCTTTAGACAGACAGATTTATAATAGCATCATTGATACATTTGGAAAATATGGAGAGCTAGGTGAAGCTTTAGAAGTGTTTGagaaaatgaaacaagaaaGTATAGTGCCTGATATAACAACATGGAATTCTTTGATTAGGTGGCACTGCAAGGCTGGAGATCTCACTAAGGCTCTTCAGTTGTTTACTGAGATGCAGGAACAAGGATTATATCCTGACCCAAAGATCTTAATGAGCCTTATTAGCCGATTGGGAGAGCTTGGGAAGTGGGATGTAATAAAGAAAAACTTTGAGAACATGACATGTAGAGGACGTCAAGAAGTTGGGGCTATTTATGCaatgttggttgatatttaTGGACAATATGGAAGATTCCAGGATGCGGAGGACTTCATATCTGCTCTGAAGTCAGAAGGCTTCCTACCATCAGCTAGCATGTTCTGTGTTCTAGCAAATGCTTATGCTCAGCAG GGATTTTGTGAACAGACTGTTAAGGTTCTTCAACTCATGGAAGCAGAAGGCATTGAACTCAATATCATAATGCTGAATGTGTTGATAAATGCCTTTGGTATAGCAGGGAGGCATGAGGAGGCATTATCTATTTACCAACATATAAAAGAAAGT GGTATTAGTCCTGATGTGGTTACTTATAGTACACTCATGAAAGCTTTTATTCGAGCCAAGAAGTTTGATAAG GTTCCTGAAATATACAAGGAAATGGAATCTTATGGATGCACTCCTGATAGAAAAGCTAGGCAAATGCTGCAAACTGCCTTGATGGTACTTGAACGGAGACATT GA
- the LOC105779744 gene encoding pentatricopeptide repeat-containing protein CRP1, chloroplastic isoform X3, translating into MKFTWECTMRLSWTDNNNNRVKQGAIPEFNKKNAICKYPFESNSGEELSTELHNKTIQEYCKIGDVDNAMKLVAQLEAMGFHPNSISYGFLIDSLGSVGRTLEADVLFQEMMYLGFKPRIRLFNALLKGFLKKGLLGLAVKFLVEMDRMGVCKNQETYEILLDYYVSAGRLEDTWMVVNEMKTNGIQLSSFVYGKVIRLYRDNGMWKKAIGLVEEIREKGISLDRQIYNSIIDTFGKYGELGEALEVFEKMKQESIVPDITTWNSLIRWHCKAGDLTKALQLFTEMQEQGLYPDPKILMSLISRLGELGKWDVIKKNFENMTCRGRQEVGAIYAMLVDIYGQYGRFQDAEDFISALKSEGFLPSASMFCVLANAYAQQGFCEQTVKVLQLMEAEGIELNIIMLNVLINAFGIAGRHEEALSIYQHIKESGISPDVVTYSTLMKAFIRAKKFDKVPEIYKEMESYGCTPDRKARQMLQTALMVLERRHCKY; encoded by the exons ATGAAGTTTACATGGGAATGTACGATGCGTCTTTCTTG GACGGATAACAATAATAACAGAGTAAAGCAAGGTGCTATTCCAGAATTCAACAAGAAAAACGCCATATGTAAGTACCCATTTGAATCTAACAGTGGAGAAGAGCTTTCCACTGAGTTGCACAACAAAACAATTCAAGAGTATTGCAAAATAGGGGATGTAGATAATGCTATGAAACTTGTTGCTCAATTGGAGGCTATGGGTTTCCATCCAAATTCTATTTCTTATGGTTTTTTAATTGATAGTTTGGGAAGTGTTGGTAGGACATTGGAAGCTGATGTCTTGTTTCAAGAAATGATGTATCTTGGATTTAAACCTAGGATAAGATTGTTTAATGCTTTGCTTAAAGGATTTTTGAAGAAAGGGTTGTTGGGTTTAGCTGTTAAGTTTTTGGTGGAAATGGATCGAATGGGTGTCTGTAAAAATCAGGAAacatatgaaattcttttggaTTATTATGTTAGTGCTGGAAGGTTGGAAGACACATGGATGGTAGTTAATGAGATGAAGACAAATGGGATACAACTGAGTTCATTTGTGTATGGTAAGGTTATTCGTCTCTATAGGGACAACGGAATGTGGAAAAAAGCAATAGGCCTAGTAGAGGAGATTAGGGAGAAAGGGATATCTTTAGACAGACAGATTTATAATAGCATCATTGATACATTTGGAAAATATGGAGAGCTAGGTGAAGCTTTAGAAGTGTTTGagaaaatgaaacaagaaaGTATAGTGCCTGATATAACAACATGGAATTCTTTGATTAGGTGGCACTGCAAGGCTGGAGATCTCACTAAGGCTCTTCAGTTGTTTACTGAGATGCAGGAACAAGGATTATATCCTGACCCAAAGATCTTAATGAGCCTTATTAGCCGATTGGGAGAGCTTGGGAAGTGGGATGTAATAAAGAAAAACTTTGAGAACATGACATGTAGAGGACGTCAAGAAGTTGGGGCTATTTATGCaatgttggttgatatttaTGGACAATATGGAAGATTCCAGGATGCGGAGGACTTCATATCTGCTCTGAAGTCAGAAGGCTTCCTACCATCAGCTAGCATGTTCTGTGTTCTAGCAAATGCTTATGCTCAGCAG GGATTTTGTGAACAGACTGTTAAGGTTCTTCAACTCATGGAAGCAGAAGGCATTGAACTCAATATCATAATGCTGAATGTGTTGATAAATGCCTTTGGTATAGCAGGGAGGCATGAGGAGGCATTATCTATTTACCAACATATAAAAGAAAGT GGTATTAGTCCTGATGTGGTTACTTATAGTACACTCATGAAAGCTTTTATTCGAGCCAAGAAGTTTGATAAG GTTCCTGAAATATACAAGGAAATGGAATCTTATGGATGCACTCCTGATAGAAAAGCTAGGCAAATGCTGCAAACTGCCTTGATGGTACTTGAACGGAGACATTGTAAGTATTAG
- the LOC105780815 gene encoding protein transport protein Sec61 subunit gamma, whose product MDAIDSVFDPLREFAKDSVRLVKRCHKPDRKEFTKVAVRTAIGFVVMGFVGFFVKLIFIPINNIIVGSG is encoded by the exons atggaCGCAATTGACTCAGTTTTTGATCCGCTAAGAGAGTTCGCTAAGGACAGTGTTCGTCTTGTCAAGAGATGCCACAAGCCCGATCGTAAAG AATTTACGAAAGTAGCGGTCCGTACAGCGATCGGATTCGTGGTTATGGGATTCGTAGGATTTTTCGTCAAGCTCATCTTTATCCCTATTAACAACATTATTGTTGGATCCGGTTAG
- the LOC105779743 gene encoding uncharacterized protein LOC105779743 translates to MAIPEMGLFKFLKLSFFVAATVVGALNFTESAVYIHFDQTPPPWSRFSTSIFRYSFERPDGSKACRNNSCSIYCELDGQRLKPCHVGNLVLKNLTANRKHNFLLNVTTHNGDKNSSAYSWFIDTIPPTAKISSEQNYTNAEKITVDITFSEACTRHGGFSCLNSSNCDVIVDGPAHVQPSSLSTIEPNIKYSFLLVLPFKSMYGRVVVTLADEFCKDRAGNNFTRSNTSTIIIHFDRRPVLVDLWSSVPSYELEINGVPRTVFATNGTEDLEVYVDFSIPVINSTEQILNALDVNFGSLIPVNQRTHGNSRFAFKLKNIASKTEIITVKLQASLLIGRTGTPVSPVNSLAFLYDCKKPGIGLSTSSENVTKDSSINIIVEFTKPVFGFGASVVEVNGGRLIRFKELSRALYSFTVMAITNNMVSVSIPEGKVNDISGNMNVASNRLEIVHYSTPAISTALHSFVTAGVLATTLAAAALSLASTNLGAIARNNYVASDPSMNLHGMIGHLQVFVLSDWLLADQPIEYSETTKGLRWLIPRQKLPWKKNGSSLWPNNVYLDLGRFLKRRRRAYHAIGLINWSYMPQKLLFPTEIDPKFHGRHNISKENTPFGLPLSSNEYFTFFLRGEPLSAGNVVKKLQNCKGWQDMEMNLFWLSIGVGSLLLLHFVLLVFLKWRIGTAAQWMLSVPRFELLLLILALPCISQSAAFVIRGGTIEGIITGALLLAIPAAFILSVCLFLTIAVFTGSFAQYKEIIYGNAEEQWHKKLWFFIVGRPAYGKWFYMDGLPSLFLSCFGILFDDHKGPPMYVFVDQNDTNTVPRWVGSGQNGIGRMRAVSSDDSHEEMKIPLPMRFLGCARSSYIVLDLLRRVCLGVIAGSYSTHRSSQSLCALMVTLVQFICLFTLKPHIRRGLYIVESISLLSEASIFGLSLSMNKSNSIRAKTLGFLMLALLFLSFVSQLVNEWYALINFILNLSQPHKSSFKLGLKFAAKGLLLPFFPRKHWSRVIPGSSQAKSVLVPVLPQSRETELARSNQREPCVSQLSSMTATIVPLISPSSGSPIIQATGTTGETTLTAQKKDMKKLRQLAKASFSGQSKDEDTKASYRFRLESFSHETVSNDPQTSTSNVMK, encoded by the exons ATGGCAATTCCTGAAATGGGGTTGTTCAAGTTTCTTAAACTGAGTTTCTTTGTTGCAGCAACGGTGGTTGGTGCACTCAACTTTACTGAGTCAGCTGTTTACATTCATTtcgatcaaactcccccaccaTGGTCAAGGTTCTCTACCAGTATTTTTAGGTACTCATTTGAAAGGCCTGATGGTTCCAAGGCTTGCAGGAACAATAGTTGTTCTATTTATTGTGAG TTGGATGGCCAGAGATTGAAACCATGTCATGTTGGTAACTTAGTACTGAAAAACTTAACTGCAAATCGTAAGCACAACTTCCTTCTCAACGTCACAACCCATAATGGAGACAAAAACTCTTCAGCTTATTCATGGTTTATTG aTACAATCCCACCAACAGCTAAGATTTCAAGTGAACAGAATTACACCAATGCTGAAAAAATTACAGTTGACATCACATTCAGTGAAGCTTGCACTCGACATGGTGGCTTCAGTTGTCTGAACTCATCAAACTGTGAT GTCATTGTTGATGGTCCAGCACATGTCCAGCCATCATCACTGAGCACCATCGAACCTAACATTAAATACAGTTTCCTACTGGTTCTGCCCTTCAAAAGTATGTATGGGCGTGTTGTGGTTACACTGGCTGATGAATTTTGTAAGGATAGGGCTGGTAACAACTTTACAAGGAGCAATACTTCCACCATTATCATTCACTTTG ATAGAAGACCTGTGCTGGTTGATCTATGGTCATCTGTTCCATCATATGAGTTAGAAATCAATGGGGTTCCTCGAACAGTTTTTGCAACTAACGGAACAGAGGATTTGGAGGTGTATGTGGATTTCAGCATTCCGGTCATAAATTCAACAGAGCAGATTCTAAATGCATTAGATGTGAACTTTGGTAGTCTAATACCAGTTAACCAGAGAACTCATGGAAATAGCCGATTTGCTTTTAAA CTCAAGAATATTGCATCAAAAACTGAAATAATCACAGTCAAACTACAAGCTAGCTTATTGATTGGCAGAACAGGCACTCCTGTTTCACCTGTTAACTCGCTTGCATTCCTCTATG ATTGCAAGAAGCCTGGGATTGGGTTAAGTACGAGTTCGGAAAATGTTACAAAGGACTCCAGTATCAATATAATAGTTGAGTTCACAAAGCCAGTTTTTGGTTTCGGGGCCTCTGTGGTAGAAGTGAATGGAGGGAGACTCATAAG GTTTAAGGAACTTTCAAGAGCTCTTTACTCCTTTACTGTCATGGCAATAACTAATAATATGGTGTCAGTTTCTATTCCTGAAGGGAAAGTCAATGATATTTCAGGAAATATGAATGTGGCTTCTAATAGACTGGAAATTGTTCACT ATTCAACACCTGCAATATCGACAGCCCTACACTCATTTGTGACTGCTGGAGTCTTAGCAACAACACTAGCTGCTGCAGCTCTTTCACTTGCCTCCACAAATCTTGGAGCAATTGCCAGAAATAATTATGTTGCTTCTGATCCATCAATGAATCTACAT GGAATGATAGGACACCTGCAAGTTTTTGTCCTTTCTGACTGGCTATTGGCTGACCAGCCCATTGAATATTCTGAGACAACAAAAGGTCTCAGGTGGCTCATACCTCGACAGAAACTTCCATGGAAAAAGAATGGCAGTTCGCTTTGGCCCAACAATGTTTATTTAGATCTAGGGAGGTTCCTAAAGAGGCGAAGGAGAGCTTATCATGCAATTGGCTTAATTAACTGGTCCTACATGCCACAAAAGTTACTATTTCCAACTGAAATTGATCCAAAGTTCCATGGAAGGCACAACATAAGCAAAGAAAATACTCCTTTTGGGCTACCTCTAAGTTCAAATGAATACTTCACCTTTTTCTTG AGAGGAGAGCCATTATCTGCTGGAAATGTTGTCAAGAAACTGCAGAATTGTAAAGG GTGGCAGGACATGGAGATGAACTTGTTCTGGCTTAGCATAGGAGTCGGTAGTTTGCTATTACTTCACTTTGTACTGTTAGTTTTCTTAAAATGGAGGATTGGTACAGCAGCTCAATGGATGCTTTCGGTTCCGAGATTCGAGCTCCTCCTTTTAATTCTCGCACTACCCTGTATATCTCAGTCTGCTGCATTTGTAATAAGAG GTGGTACCATTGAAGGGATCATCACCGGAGCTTTGTTGCTAGCCATCCCTGCAGCATTCATTTTATCGGTGTGCCTTTTCCTTACAATTGCAGTCTTCACAGGCAGCTTTGCTCAGTACAAAGAGATCATATATGGCAATGCAGAGGAGCAATGGCATAAGAAACTATGGTTCTTTATTGTGGGAAGACCGGCTTATGGAAAGTGGTTTTATATGGATGGACTGCCTTCATTGTTCCTTTCTTGCTTTGGCATTCTGTTTGACGATCACAAGGGCCCTCCAATGTATGTTTTTGTTGACCAGAATGACACAAACACTGTGCCTAGGTGGGTTGGAAGTGGTCAAAATGGGATTGGAAGAATGAGGGCAGTCAGCTCAGATGACAGCCACGAAGAAATGAAGATCCCGTTGCCGATGAGGTTCTTAGGTTGTGCTAGATCTTCCTATATTGTTCTTGATCTTTTAAGAAGAGTCTGCTTGGGAGTGATTGCTGGGTCCTACTCAACACACAGATCAAGCCAAAGCCTTTGTGCATTGATGGTCACACTGGTGCAGTTCATATGCTTATTTACTCTCAAACCTCACATCAGGAGAGGACTTTACATTGTGGAAAGCATTTCACTGTTGAGTGAGGCTAGCATCTTTGGTCTGTCCCTCAGTATgaataaatcaaattcaattagGGCAAAAACTTTGGGATTTCTAATGCTGgctcttcttttcctttcttttgtttctcaACTTGTAAATGAATGGTATGCGCTGATAAATTTCATTCTAAATCTGTCCCAGCCACATAAGAGTTCTTTTAAACTTGGGTTGAAGTTTGCTGCCAAGGGTCTTCTGTTGCCTTTCTTCCCAAGGAAGCATTGGTCAAGAGTCATACCTGGTTCTTCACAAGCGAAATCAGTCTTAGTTCCAGTCCTTCCTCAATCGAGGGAAACTGAATTAGCAAGAAGCAATCAAAGGGAACCCTGTGTCAGCCAATTAAGTTCCATGACTGCAACAATAGTCCCTCTGATCAGTCCAAGTTCAGGTTCACCAATTATTCAAGCTACAGGCACAACCGGAGAGACAACTCTCACCGCGCAAAAGaaagatatgaagaaactaAGGCAGTTGGCAAAGGCAAGCTTCTCCGGGCAATCAAAGGATGAGGACACTAAAGCCAGCTATAGATTTAGGTTAGAATCTTTCTCTCATGAAACTGTCTCAAATGATCCTCAAACCTCAACTTCTAATGTTATGAAGTGA
- the LOC105779744 gene encoding pentatricopeptide repeat-containing protein CRP1, chloroplastic isoform X1, whose translation MKFTWECTMRLSWLAPPLTHGSCSLNHSHLKLLCCSRTDNNNNRVKQGAIPEFNKKNAICKYPFESNSGEELSTELHNKTIQEYCKIGDVDNAMKLVAQLEAMGFHPNSISYGFLIDSLGSVGRTLEADVLFQEMMYLGFKPRIRLFNALLKGFLKKGLLGLAVKFLVEMDRMGVCKNQETYEILLDYYVSAGRLEDTWMVVNEMKTNGIQLSSFVYGKVIRLYRDNGMWKKAIGLVEEIREKGISLDRQIYNSIIDTFGKYGELGEALEVFEKMKQESIVPDITTWNSLIRWHCKAGDLTKALQLFTEMQEQGLYPDPKILMSLISRLGELGKWDVIKKNFENMTCRGRQEVGAIYAMLVDIYGQYGRFQDAEDFISALKSEGFLPSASMFCVLANAYAQQGFCEQTVKVLQLMEAEGIELNIIMLNVLINAFGIAGRHEEALSIYQHIKESGISPDVVTYSTLMKAFIRAKKFDKVPEIYKEMESYGCTPDRKARQMLQTALMVLERRHCKY comes from the exons ATGAAGTTTACATGGGAATGTACGATGCGTCTTTCTTGGTTAGCTCCTCCTTTAACTCATGGTAGCTGTTCTTTAAACCACAGCCACTTGAAACTTCTATGTTGTTCCAGGACGGATAACAATAATAACAGAGTAAAGCAAGGTGCTATTCCAGAATTCAACAAGAAAAACGCCATATGTAAGTACCCATTTGAATCTAACAGTGGAGAAGAGCTTTCCACTGAGTTGCACAACAAAACAATTCAAGAGTATTGCAAAATAGGGGATGTAGATAATGCTATGAAACTTGTTGCTCAATTGGAGGCTATGGGTTTCCATCCAAATTCTATTTCTTATGGTTTTTTAATTGATAGTTTGGGAAGTGTTGGTAGGACATTGGAAGCTGATGTCTTGTTTCAAGAAATGATGTATCTTGGATTTAAACCTAGGATAAGATTGTTTAATGCTTTGCTTAAAGGATTTTTGAAGAAAGGGTTGTTGGGTTTAGCTGTTAAGTTTTTGGTGGAAATGGATCGAATGGGTGTCTGTAAAAATCAGGAAacatatgaaattcttttggaTTATTATGTTAGTGCTGGAAGGTTGGAAGACACATGGATGGTAGTTAATGAGATGAAGACAAATGGGATACAACTGAGTTCATTTGTGTATGGTAAGGTTATTCGTCTCTATAGGGACAACGGAATGTGGAAAAAAGCAATAGGCCTAGTAGAGGAGATTAGGGAGAAAGGGATATCTTTAGACAGACAGATTTATAATAGCATCATTGATACATTTGGAAAATATGGAGAGCTAGGTGAAGCTTTAGAAGTGTTTGagaaaatgaaacaagaaaGTATAGTGCCTGATATAACAACATGGAATTCTTTGATTAGGTGGCACTGCAAGGCTGGAGATCTCACTAAGGCTCTTCAGTTGTTTACTGAGATGCAGGAACAAGGATTATATCCTGACCCAAAGATCTTAATGAGCCTTATTAGCCGATTGGGAGAGCTTGGGAAGTGGGATGTAATAAAGAAAAACTTTGAGAACATGACATGTAGAGGACGTCAAGAAGTTGGGGCTATTTATGCaatgttggttgatatttaTGGACAATATGGAAGATTCCAGGATGCGGAGGACTTCATATCTGCTCTGAAGTCAGAAGGCTTCCTACCATCAGCTAGCATGTTCTGTGTTCTAGCAAATGCTTATGCTCAGCAG GGATTTTGTGAACAGACTGTTAAGGTTCTTCAACTCATGGAAGCAGAAGGCATTGAACTCAATATCATAATGCTGAATGTGTTGATAAATGCCTTTGGTATAGCAGGGAGGCATGAGGAGGCATTATCTATTTACCAACATATAAAAGAAAGT GGTATTAGTCCTGATGTGGTTACTTATAGTACACTCATGAAAGCTTTTATTCGAGCCAAGAAGTTTGATAAG GTTCCTGAAATATACAAGGAAATGGAATCTTATGGATGCACTCCTGATAGAAAAGCTAGGCAAATGCTGCAAACTGCCTTGATGGTACTTGAACGGAGACATTGTAAGTATTAG